In a genomic window of Chryseobacterium sp. G0162:
- a CDS encoding DUF6850 family outer membrane beta-barrel protein, translating to MLHTKTFFCLLLIGFSFNIKAQDSIRLFKTLNNQYNQERDFKNNFYYNPASMSGYSTSSFSEFSVGYQDNKENAYRQQLGNGSKGLMIKAQSFQKLKPNRSVWGSASYQNLKMSSVKWNETLDYERIAPYITSDSVGGKLNLERYQFAGGYLEKMDRWTVAGQISYSAQMGYRSKDPRLESKTSDLRINAGVNYRIFREYEAGVFGEFNKYTQNNSIQFQSLLGRPYVYLMSGLGFSNYLFNGGTRPTNTFEEFAYKGGIQISNKQGRDFYLQAVIGKANNIKSYNDGSNTYNDISDLKNEEFKLEGAKFFNINEKHRIGLLAGYTSSRKTGSEYGYSMNTSIMTQIFKREAYRRDNYIATVKGFYQYNQERFSITAVPFFGYEEIKERRLYPNSGQKFVYSYFGLNADYKQQINNNQMLTFQPYFYKRMVNQSINALSTTANPAVDEWVLQDYMFQASDINAFGAVLRYDFKLDKLPAFFVSAQYQTQKIQEKNNNFAAASIGITF from the coding sequence ATGTTACATACAAAAACATTTTTCTGCCTGTTATTGATTGGCTTTTCTTTTAATATAAAAGCTCAGGATAGTATAAGGCTATTCAAAACGCTCAATAATCAATACAATCAGGAAAGAGATTTTAAAAATAACTTTTACTATAACCCGGCATCTATGTCGGGTTATAGTACTTCTTCATTTTCAGAATTCAGTGTCGGTTATCAGGACAATAAAGAAAATGCTTACCGTCAACAATTAGGAAATGGCAGCAAAGGACTGATGATAAAAGCCCAGTCTTTTCAAAAGCTGAAACCTAACCGATCTGTATGGGGAAGTGCAAGCTATCAGAACTTAAAAATGAGTTCTGTAAAGTGGAACGAAACATTAGATTATGAACGTATCGCTCCTTACATCACCTCAGACTCTGTTGGAGGGAAATTAAATCTGGAGCGTTATCAGTTTGCCGGAGGATACCTTGAGAAAATGGACCGATGGACTGTTGCCGGACAGATAAGTTATTCTGCACAGATGGGCTATCGTTCAAAAGATCCCAGACTGGAAAGTAAAACTTCAGACCTGAGAATAAATGCCGGTGTGAATTACAGAATCTTCAGAGAATATGAAGCCGGAGTTTTTGGTGAATTCAACAAATACACCCAAAATAATTCGATTCAGTTTCAAAGTCTTCTGGGAAGACCTTATGTATACCTCATGTCTGGACTTGGTTTTTCTAACTATCTGTTTAACGGAGGAACACGTCCTACCAATACTTTTGAAGAATTTGCTTATAAAGGAGGAATCCAGATCTCCAACAAACAAGGAAGAGACTTCTACCTTCAGGCTGTTATAGGAAAAGCGAACAACATTAAAAGCTACAATGATGGCTCCAATACCTACAATGACATTTCTGACTTGAAAAATGAGGAATTTAAATTGGAAGGAGCTAAATTTTTTAATATTAACGAAAAACACCGTATCGGATTATTAGCAGGATATACTTCTTCCCGAAAAACAGGGTCTGAATATGGGTATTCAATGAATACTTCCATAATGACTCAAATCTTCAAAAGAGAAGCTTACCGCAGAGATAATTACATTGCAACCGTCAAAGGTTTTTACCAATATAACCAGGAAAGGTTCTCCATTACAGCAGTTCCGTTTTTTGGATATGAAGAAATCAAGGAACGCAGGCTTTACCCAAATTCAGGACAGAAATTTGTATATTCTTATTTCGGACTTAATGCTGATTACAAACAGCAGATTAATAATAATCAGATGCTTACATTCCAGCCGTATTTTTATAAAAGAATGGTCAACCAATCTATCAATGCTTTAAGCACAACAGCAAATCCGGCGGTTGATGAATGGGTATTACAGGACTACATGTTCCAGGCCAGTGATATTAATGCTTTTGGAGCAGTTCTGAGATATGACTTTAAATTAGATA
- a CDS encoding DUF4876 domain-containing protein, whose amino-acid sequence MKKRVLLLSLAAMMATTFTVTSCTSDDFGATTTQNGVLTLTFSGENISSYKSLDLEIREVNTGAIRRETIKNVNTYSLPLPYGSYKITVNGAVISGNEEVSAGAMAQTDIALSATNLTIPIIIKKFHDDFIIEEVFFTGIKTAEGKNYNSGRYFKLTNNTKEVLYADKLIIGQSEFLTVEDKNPTPYNANLSFPVKAVMVLPGAGTEYPVQPGDFIVIADNAINHKAQTSTAYDLHNANFEYPSNNPALGQVDNPAVPNAKVIYSQMNFNMFFLHDRGFESYVIARFPFGENEESFLQKYTYEYTYINSAGGVTAKKAYSIPNSWIIDGVNNSISSKFAHTLTSASIDGGWTSVGTIDKDPTRFGKSVRRKVNGQMTNGKNLYLDTNNSSNDFVKDAQPSLKDGIVH is encoded by the coding sequence ATGAAAAAAAGAGTTTTACTACTAAGTTTAGCCGCTATGATGGCTACGACATTTACAGTAACATCATGTACAAGTGATGATTTCGGAGCAACAACTACGCAAAATGGAGTTTTAACATTAACTTTTTCAGGTGAAAATATTTCGTCTTACAAGAGTTTGGATCTTGAGATCAGAGAAGTAAATACAGGTGCCATAAGAAGAGAAACCATTAAAAATGTGAACACTTATTCTTTGCCTTTACCTTATGGCTCTTATAAAATTACAGTAAACGGTGCCGTAATCTCCGGTAATGAAGAAGTATCAGCTGGAGCTATGGCTCAAACCGATATTGCTCTATCTGCTACTAACCTTACTATTCCAATTATTATTAAGAAATTCCATGATGACTTTATCATTGAAGAAGTTTTCTTTACAGGGATTAAAACAGCAGAAGGTAAAAACTATAACTCTGGGCGTTATTTTAAATTGACCAATAACACCAAAGAGGTTTTATATGCTGATAAACTAATCATCGGGCAGTCTGAGTTTCTTACTGTAGAAGACAAAAACCCTACTCCATACAATGCTAACCTGTCATTCCCGGTAAAAGCAGTAATGGTATTACCAGGTGCTGGCACCGAATATCCTGTACAGCCAGGAGATTTCATCGTTATTGCAGACAATGCGATCAATCATAAGGCTCAGACCAGTACAGCATATGACCTTCACAATGCCAACTTTGAATATCCTTCAAACAACCCGGCATTAGGACAGGTAGACAACCCAGCTGTTCCAAATGCAAAAGTGATCTATTCACAAATGAACTTTAACATGTTCTTTTTACACGACCGTGGTTTTGAAAGTTATGTAATTGCTCGTTTCCCATTCGGAGAAAATGAAGAAAGCTTCCTTCAAAAATACACCTATGAATATACTTATATCAACAGTGCTGGTGGAGTGACTGCAAAAAAAGCTTATTCCATTCCTAATTCATGGATTATTGACGGAGTCAACAACAGTATCTCTTCAAAATTTGCTCATACCCTGACTTCTGCAAGTATTGATGGTGGATGGACTTCCGTAGGAACTATTGATAAAGATCCTACCCGTTTCGGAAAATCGGTAAGACGTAAGGTAAACGGACAGATGACTAATGGTAAAAACCTTTATCTGGATACCAACAACTCATCTAATGACTTTGTAAAAGATGCTCAACCAAGTTTAAAAGATGGTATCGTTCACTAA